Proteins from a genomic interval of Lelliottia amnigena:
- the feoC gene encoding ferrous iron transport protein C produces MASMIQVRDLLALQGRMEAKQLSLSLHTPQPLIEAMLERMEAMGKARRIQEDADGCLTGSCKRCPEGKACLKEWWALR; encoded by the coding sequence ATGGCATCTATGATTCAGGTGAGAGATTTACTGGCGCTGCAGGGACGCATGGAGGCAAAACAGCTCAGCCTCTCTTTGCACACGCCACAACCGTTGATCGAGGCCATGCTCGAAAGAATGGAAGCGATGGGGAAAGCTCGACGCATTCAAGAAGATGCCGACGGTTGTCTCACGGGGAGTTGCAAGCGTTGCCCGGAAGGAAAGGCCTGTCTGAAGGAGTGGTGGGCATTACGATAA
- the bhsA_5 gene encoding Putative exported protein precursor, which translates to MKLVSGIVASLVIGSLSFSVFAAQELEKDKVAGMNLTKIGDITTSDTTAPMDAKKELSKKADELGGTYYVITSANKNEKSVHATADVYK; encoded by the coding sequence ATGAAGCTTGTTTCCGGTATTGTTGCCTCTCTGGTTATTGGGTCTTTGTCTTTCAGTGTATTCGCAGCGCAAGAGCTGGAGAAAGATAAAGTGGCTGGCATGAATTTGACGAAGATCGGTGATATCACGACGTCGGATACCACGGCTCCGATGGATGCGAAAAAAGAGCTGTCGAAAAAGGCTGATGAGCTGGGTGGCACTTACTATGTGATTACCAGCGCGAATAAGAACGAAAAATCTGTTCACGCCACAGCTGACGTTTATAAATAA
- the bioH gene encoding bioH protein translates to MKNLWWQTVGTGNCHLVLLHGWGLNAEVWHCIQEELASHFTLHLVDLPGFGRSRGFGAMTLDEMAQQVLQHAPPKAVWLGWSLGGLVASQIALHSPERVQALVTVASSPCFSAREGWPGIKPDVLSGFQHQLSEDFQRTVERFLALQTLGTETARQDTRMLKSTVLALPMPNVDVLNGGLEILKTIDLREELATLDVPHLRIYGYLDGLVPRKVVPLLDALWPQSESQVIAKAAHAPFISHPDEFCAALVALSQRFN, encoded by the coding sequence ATGAAGAATCTTTGGTGGCAGACTGTCGGCACGGGAAATTGTCATCTTGTGCTGCTGCACGGATGGGGACTGAATGCCGAGGTGTGGCATTGCATTCAGGAGGAATTGGCCTCGCATTTCACGCTGCATCTGGTCGATCTGCCCGGCTTTGGGCGCAGCCGTGGTTTTGGTGCCATGACGCTTGATGAGATGGCGCAGCAGGTTTTGCAACACGCGCCGCCAAAAGCCGTTTGGCTCGGCTGGAGTCTCGGCGGGCTGGTGGCAAGCCAAATTGCATTACACTCCCCGGAGCGAGTTCAGGCATTGGTGACCGTCGCATCGTCACCGTGCTTTAGCGCGCGTGAGGGATGGCCGGGCATCAAGCCCGACGTTTTATCCGGTTTCCAGCATCAGCTAAGCGAAGATTTTCAGCGTACGGTGGAGCGTTTTCTGGCGTTGCAAACGCTGGGAACGGAAACCGCGCGGCAGGATACGCGGATGCTGAAAAGCACGGTGCTGGCATTGCCGATGCCCAACGTGGACGTACTCAACGGCGGTCTTGAAATCCTGAAAACGATCGATTTGCGTGAGGAACTGGCAACGCTTGATGTGCCGCATCTGCGGATCTATGGCTATCTTGATGGGCTGGTTCCACGCAAAGTGGTCCCGCTGCTGGATGCGCTGTGGCCGCAAAGTGAATCGCAGGTGATAGCGAAAGCCGCGCATGCGCCGTTTATTTCGCATCCCGATGAATTTTGCGCAGCGCTGGTTGCGTTAAGTCAACGTTTCAACTGA